A genomic stretch from Budorcas taxicolor isolate Tak-1 chromosome 15, Takin1.1, whole genome shotgun sequence includes:
- the LOC128060884 gene encoding olfactory receptor 51G1-like: MTTSNLSIEQLASFYLSGIPGYEDVQHFISIPFCVFYLIGIGGNCTVLHIIHTDKSLHEPMYYFLAMLSLTDMGMSISTLPTVLRIFWFDAKQIEMNICIAQMYFIHTFSLMESAVLLAMVFDRCVAISDPLRYSSKLTPQCVVCIGVFIIIRCSTVLPVVLVRIPTFSFCHSHVLSHSCLHQDVILLACSDISFNVLYGLFVVAFYWGVDSLGIFLSYTFILHSVLCIASRGGKLKALSTCVSHICAVLVLYVPMIGLSSVHRFAKHFSSIIHITMAEPVSSTGSQPNYL, encoded by the coding sequence ATGACAACCTCTAATTTGAGTATTGAACAATTGGCTTCATTCTACCTCTCTGGGATTCCTGGGTACGAGGATGTTCAACACTTTATTTCCATCCCCTTTTGTGTGTTCTATCTGATTGGAATAGGGGGCAACTgtacagttcttcacatcatccACACTGACAAGAGTCTCCATGAGCCCATGTACTACTTCCTGGCCATGCTGTCCCTCACAGATATGGGCATGTCCATCTCCACCCTGCCCACAGTACTGAGAATCTTCTGGTTTGATGCTAAACAGATTGAGATGAATATTTGTATAGCCCAGATGTATTTTATTCACACTTTTTCTCTAATGGAATCAGCTGTGCTCCTAGCCATGGTTTTTGACCGCTGTGTTGCCATCAGTGATCCTTTGAGGTATTCCAGTAAACTTACCCCACAATGCGTTGTCTGCATAGGGGTCTTCATCATAATCAGATGCTCCACTGTCCTCCCTGTTGTTCTTGTTCGTATCCCCACATTTTCTTTCTGTCACTCCCACGTTCTCTCTCACTCCTGCTTACATCAAGATGTCATCCTATTGGCCTGTTCTGACATCTCATTCAATGTTTTGTATGGCTTGTTTGTTGTTGCATTTTATTGGGGTGTAGATTCTCTAGGAATCTTTTTGTCTTATACTTTCATCCTCCACTCTGTGTTGTGCATTGCATCCCGGGGAGGGAAACTCAAAGCCCTCAGTACATGTGTCTCCCATATTTGTGCTGTGCTCGTTCTATATGTGCCAATGATAGGTTTGTCCTCAGTGCATCGTTTTGCAAAACATTTCTCTTCCATTATTCATATTACCATGGCAGAACCTGTTAGTTCCACTGGTTCTCAACCCAATTATTTATAG